ttttttttaaacttaatcatataaaagaatttaattttataaaaatttcatgaattaaaaaaattttcatatatatatatatatatatgcaaacaaataaaatgaagATTTCTTCtctcataaaaaaaaaaattataatatataaacatatacatatatataattatataaataaaaaaaaaaaaaaacacatttCGAATATTAATTAagtgtataatataaaaatatatatatatatatatataaacttatTTCCTTTCTTGTTCAAACCTTATATATTTGTCTTGACATAAAACCATGTCAcaaaaacaataaatatatataaaaaggttTAAAAAGCATATAAACTAATCATACTCAACACATTTCCTtattacacatataatatgtCATACTTCtaaattcttataaaaacttaaaaaaaaaataaaagatacaATATGGTTtggttatatattaatataattaattctaTAATGACAAAAAGTAACTGTATAAAAAGCTGTTCAAAAgtatacttttattttatttttttcttttttctatgGGATATGGTCATGAAAAGAATCTATATCCAAATGTatctattaatatttatatctattattattacttaataatacatatttttctttagtatttttttttctttaggcacttttaataatatttggaTTTGTGgctaaattattatttgttccattatcatttgaatttttttttatagttcTATTAactttctttaattttaaatataaataaattaagacAACAAAAAGAAGGAAGGCAATAACttggaatatttttttttttaaattttcggATAACATAGCTGAAGCTAACATTAGTAAAAGTGGTGGTGTATACAAATCATAATTCTTCgtgatattttttatgaattgAGTTTTTGGATCTAAATTTGTCATCAAATTAGTAGGTTGATTAGCATTCTGAActtctttctttattttattttctatagtATTATCAAACTTTTCCAAATATCCCTTAACATTGGCAGAAAGATTTTCCCAATCTACGGCATTATCaattttatcaaataaacaatcttttaaatcttttaatttattttcaaaattatttatttcattttgctGTTGTTGTTGTACAGTGGTTTggttttttatttcatctgTACTATTATTTTCTTGTTCAGCTACTTCGGTTGCTGATTGAGAAACATGAGTTTGATTTTCTGATAAAGATCTATTAATTCTTGattctaatatattttcaaggGTATAATTATAACCATTGTCACTGTAATCatactataaaaaaaaaaaaaaaaaaaaaaaaaaaattaaattaaatcaaatatatatatatatatatatatatatatatatttatttatttatttatgtatcatttttatatctatttaCCTTATTGTTGGCATATTGTAAGGTCCAAATACaaatggaaaataaaaataattttaaaccAAAATGAACAATGCTACGTCTTTTAACAATATGTTggtttcttcttttattttctatatcttccaaaaaaatatttttaattactTCTTTATTAACTCCATCGTCACATAGAGATATATcttcactattattatttatcacTACCATTttatcacttttttttttttttaataaaaaaaatataaaaaaaaaaaaaaaaggatcaaattattagataaattataaatattaatatatatatatatatatatatatatatatatatattaggtacaataaaaataatatttacataaataaatgaatttctaaaaaaaattataataattttatgatattattttcttttttacagataccaaaaaaaaaaaaaaaaaaaaaattctattatatatattatattacaaacTTGGgtaaattatcatattttcataaatacaattattatttaagtttataatatgcataaaaaaaataaaaaaatttaatttaattatataaaatatggaaatattattttataattttataaaagaatataagaaaaaaattttatatatataaaaaaaaaaaaaaaaaaagggagaaataaaataaattaagacctttatattagaaaatgtaaaaatagaattttattttttttcctatttcatataataaaatataatatatttaaaaatatacataataaataaaagataatagtgaaaatataagtaaaattataaactatttttcttttaaaaatgagttattaaaaatataattctttttctaaattttattatatataaaaaaaaaaaaaaaaaaaaaaaaaaaatactgcATAAAggtaattaaataataatattcatatattaataataatatttacataaattttaattataagaaatatagaaataattatatatataaatatatatatataattgtatagattattatattattgatatattgatttatcatattatcaatacttattttaattataatatttaattattaatttcaattattttagtgatatcttttatattataaatatatataagaataaataattattatcatattatacatttatataataaaatattataatattataaatatttatatattattgctGGAAAATGATTTaggaatatattaatattactattaaaataagattatatatataaattaatttttaattcattatatgtaaatttttgtatatatctatttttcttaaattagaaaaggaataaaagaattatgacaattttatattagtattaaaataatattaataattttatgtacTGTTTCTTATAGTAATAATGATCACAAAGGAAACAATTCTGGAGAAAAAAtagatatgaaaaaaattatacataaccttatataaatattatataaaatatatttattttttattttatgtaagaatctaaaattcatataattatatatatatatatatatatatatatatatatatttatattaaatattatattattgatattttatataatatatataagttttaatttttccttaatggttttcttttttttattataatttttataatacccgtattatttttaccatatgaaaaataagaaatgccaaataaatattttagtacaaatatataaaaaaaaaataaaagaaatgtatttttattattttatataaatttatccttttttttttttttttttttggaaccattaaaaaaatttaaaaagaccaaaacataaaattttttcttctttttatatttaaaaaaaaaaaaaaaaaaaaaaaaacaaaaaaaaaggtatcCAAATTTtagaatttttattataagttcatgaataaaatataaattatacaaCCATTAGTATCTTGAACTATTTTAgaaatattgtatatattttattaataattattttttatgtacgTATGTTAATTTTCATACATGCATAATCTTTATTTACAACCAATtcttatattcatttttcttttctttttcttttttatttatttatgtgtacTTCTaagaaaatacaaaaataactaataataatataataaatcatataaaaattctttaaaagggaaaacaaaaatatattatatatgaaaatataatatataagacccaaagttatatttatataattacattttgtagataataatgaaaaaaaaaatattatatatgtattttttattctaataagatattatttataaaaatatatatgtaatttattcatttatatatatatgtatatatatatatatatatatatatatatatattccagttaatttatatataaaattaatttctctaaatttaaaaattaatattaccatcaaattttatcataaatttgtttaattttagtttctttttttttttttttttatcaacaataaatatattatatttatataataaaagtttctattaaaaaatatttatataaatcattagATAAATCTAATCATTATCATATAGAATTACAAAGGaggttatattttattcttatatatttacgaTATTCTATTTTTGCAACTattcataattataaaaatggagaaaataaattataaatatatttataatatatatttttcaagaaaaaaaaaaataaaaactaaaaacaatttataccaaaaaatatgaattttttaatttttgtttttttttattttccggTTATATTTCAATACTTAAAAAAAGTAATCTATGTGTATAGAAAATTTAATAtccttttttaaattacaaacaggatattatatatatgtatatatttaacaatatttataatatataataataatacatcataatcaattgttatatattattttaatttttctaatattttaacagtaaaacaaataaattatatatatatatatatatatatacatatttccTATTTCAAATATTAAAGAGAAATAATACGGCATTTCCTATTACGAATACCATTAGCCCAAGGATAAATATAACTCTTTATTTAACATTCAGATTTTTtctacatttaaaaaatttacatataaatacatgAATTATGTCCTATTTTATAAGAACATTAAAAATACTTAAAAATtcgaaaaatatatatataagatatatatttgtgaaaAGTATTTTCTAtaacaatttttatattcctatttttctatttcacTGTGCATgcaacataaaaatatatataatgcatacatatatattatatattaatctgttaaaaacaaaagaataaaaatacaagTATTCTTCTAGAATAACTAATTATTAACTCACtgaatacataaaaaaaaattaaaataaaacataataaaaaatatatatatatatatatatatatatatatatatatatataattaatttattcttttttttgtagaaaaaaaaattgtataaaaaaaataataaaataaatatactcTTTCAGGGTTCATAGaaaaattaacatatattatatatataaattaataaatatatataaatatatatatacatatttatatatatatattatattcatttattatagaattatttcattattccCAATAAATGTCCtacataaaatttaaaactttttttatatataaaccaataaatatataaaattgtaaaaataataaaatctaTAAAATAGAACTCTCAATATTGAAGgtatcaatattataataatatattattaacatatattaatatatatatatatatatatatatatgaattgttacaaaaatgaattttctatctgttaaaattattttaatgtcCTTTCTCATAttggaatatttttatcccTGGAACATAAagtaagaatatataaaggcAGTAATATGacttatacatatgtatatatatatatatatatatatatatatatatatattttatttatttccttGTAGAAAATTTTTGAACAacatattaagaaaaaaaaagaaatatgataatatgatAGAGAAAAAactgaaaaatatattggcCGAAACAGaatattattcaaatgaAAATTTGTATGTAATTATTCCTTCTGGatatgaaaatgaagaattaaCAAATAcatcatatgaataaaataatataaaggataataaaatacaaaaaaatttaaaaacatttctatccattttaaaaattattgttCAAATTATGGAGACAACTTTTTCTAACACTTTTAaacatgtatataaaaaatagaaaaatgaTATGTGCAATGATACTTTGGTAAAATATCAAAAACAAACATATGTTGATGTAAATGCAAATATTAATAAGCCTAAtcttacatataatatgcttgaaatatataatgaatacctggatttattatataaaatcacTTTGGGAAATATACttaattaaagaaaatattaaatgtacTTTAGAAGAAcctttataaaattaagatCAAAAGATAATTCATTTGtatacattttaaatatataaaaaatatgtgaaTCATTTctaatacatttataatatatcacaATACAAcattaatacataaatatatatatatatatatatatatacaatttataTCATAACATTCATACTTTAATCTTTTActttaatatgtattataaacTATATGTAGAGTAAAAAATGAAGGTTATACTATAATCGTATTGTTTTATTacaatacataatattataaataacaaaGTGTATACTTCATATATAAgtaaaattttcatatatttattttaagtaATATACACATTTACAATGTTTTTTAAGCttacttattattattttttgtaacaTATTCTTAAACATTAATatggaatataaaaaagtaaaaaattgaagtaaacatatatatagctATTAATGCATAAATATtggaagatatatattttatctttacaattcacatatatatatatatatatatatatatatgatgaatgcaatttaataatattaaccaCTGGAATTATAACAAATCTATAAGAATGTTATGAAGGTGTTATAAGAGTTATGAATAAAATCATTCGTATCTCTTGAAACTCTCTTCTTTtactattaattataaaaataaataatttctataatcttaatatttatatatatatttcttttttcatatattataagaaaaagaacTTATGTATActcttaatattttatttttaaattatttcgGGTAATAGTTtctatatgttttttatgtgtgataaaataagaagtatagtatatattttatttgtatgcATAACTACTAAAATATTTggggggaaaaaaaataaaaataaatatatctaaatATTATTGCACATATATGCATagagatatatatttagatataaaatataatataatataatataatatcttataataaaaaaaaaaataaaataaaaataaagtaaaaatatatatatatattagttttTACTTCTAATAAGtaactaatatatatttaattatatcataatatttgatatatcttattacatttaatgatataatataaaatacaatGCCCATATAATACAACTTCATATttgttacatatataatatataatgtatttaaatatatgaagtatatgtataaatatatatatataatatatgtattatattgcACACTAGTTATATATAGAGAGAATTTAGCTTTATCTTTAAATAttatggaatatatatatatatatatatgttttattatattataatgtgtcttataaaatacatataatatattattcattttgttaacgaatattaaaatgtatatgtatatgtatttatatatatatatatgtgtgtaatatatatttttttttaaatacttcatgttttgtatattattttggtACATAACATTGAAGATACTtctctaaaaaaaaatatatttatggcaaaaaaataaaataaaataaaataaaaaagagagaaaaacagaaaaaattCTGATATAATAATCTCttttatattgtaatatatatatatatatatttatatatataattatgcttatacttatatatttatatctatatttttgtatggcaaaa
This region of Plasmodium sp. gorilla clade G2 genome assembly, chromosome: 13 genomic DNA includes:
- a CDS encoding EMP1-trafficking protein — encoded protein: MVVINNNSEDISLCDDGVNKEVIKNIFLEDIENKRRNQHIVKRRSIVHFGLKLFLFSICIWTLQYANNKYDYSDNGYNYTLENILESRINRSLSENQTHVSQSATEVAEQENNSTDEIKNQTTVQQQQQNEINNFENKLKDLKDCLFDKIDNAVDWENLSANVKGYLEKFDNTIENKIKKEVQNANQPTNLMTNLDPKTQFIKNITKNYDLYTPPLLLMLASAMLSENLKKKIFQVIAFLLFVVLIYLYLKLKKVNRTIKKNSNDNGTNNNLATNPNIIKSA